The following is a genomic window from Amycolatopsis acidiphila.
GGCGCGGTCGTCGCACACCAGATGAACAACTTCCTCCCCGCGCTGGCCCTGCTGCTCACGACACTGGGTGTGATGACCCTCTAGCGCACCGGTCAGGACGCGTCTGGCACAATTGACGCTTGCCCGCTCCGGCCGGTCCCTCTCACCGTGCCGTGGCGACCCCAGCTTCGGGTACTCGTGTCCGTTGTCCCCACTCGGATCGTGACCCGGCACCAGCGAGCACCGAGAAAACCAAGGAGTACCCACACCCGTGGCCGTCAAGATCAAGCTGCAGCGCCTCGGCAAGATCCGTGCGCCGTACTACCGCATCATCGTCGCCGACGCGCGCACCCGCCGGGATGGCAAGGCCATCGAGACGATCGGCAAGTACCACCCGAAGGAAGAGCCGAGCTTCATCGAGGTCGACTCCGACCGTGCGCAGTACTGGCTGGGTGTCGGCGCGCAGCCGACCGAGCCGGTGCAGCGCATCCTCGAGATCACCGGCGACTGGCAGAAGTTCAAGGGCCTGCCCGGTACCGAGGGCACGCTGAAGGTGCGCGAGCCGAAGACGTCGAAGCAGGACCTGTTCAACGCCGCGCTGGCCGCCGCCGGTGAGGAGCCCTCGACCGAGGCCACCACGCCGAAGAAGAAGGCCCCGAAGAAGGCCGAGGCCGAC
Proteins encoded in this region:
- the rpsP gene encoding 30S ribosomal protein S16 translates to MAVKIKLQRLGKIRAPYYRIIVADARTRRDGKAIETIGKYHPKEEPSFIEVDSDRAQYWLGVGAQPTEPVQRILEITGDWQKFKGLPGTEGTLKVREPKTSKQDLFNAALAAAGEEPSTEATTPKKKAPKKAEADEAGKAEA